A part of Drosophila ananassae strain 14024-0371.13 chromosome 2R, ASM1763931v2, whole genome shotgun sequence genomic DNA contains:
- the LOC6493505 gene encoding translocation protein SEC63 homolog, translating into MAGQKFQYDESGGTFYYFVLSFLALILIPTTIYYWPRKKKEDPGKSKEECQCADCLKKKRILANAEPYRALKSWTIKLTIVLGWALLLFLTYRVSQFDYEMASFDPFEILGVPPSSSQAEIKKAYYRLSKVLHPDKETGDEKSFMMLSKAYQALTDEVAKENYEKYGNPDGPGAMSFGIALPSWIVEKENSVWVLGLYGLVFMVAMPSAVGVWWYRSIRFSGDKVLLDTTQMYFYFIHKTPHMLLKRALMVLAASLEFDKRHNSQVQERQSDNDEVPALIRQLPNLNEKCKEHPLCRMYSIKARAILHAHLSRIPLNPETLERDRQFVVKKCPYLVQEMVSCVHQLVMMAYARRVPRLPSIETIENCMKMSPMIIQGLWEFKSPLLQLPHLTEDHLYFMNKKRHVKNLQQFAQLKPEESRTLLKNLTDFEYENTMKVLGKMPLIDFSIRCEVIDDENTNVVTAGAIVTVTVTLERKDMKTLFGDTKAPEKQGINDDANEEAAGDDDDAAATAVPAKKTSAWAKPRKGGKGKGGKKPAQNQKNNQKKAPPKATAAAAAATAAASEDQTATGNSDAESDAGGADNSDIESAACSGSEDEEKGNKNHSSLDDDDDEEWERLQAKLNKRERLEGKSRLSHTVHCPFFPEEKQEYWWTYICDRKSRTLLTAPYHVTNLVEKEEIQLKFTAPRWPGVYTFTVCLRSDSYLGMDQQQELKLDVQKAPVPPTDHPQWDLSESEPEHNDQQENLSDYTTDTSDEEDSD; encoded by the exons ATGGCGGGTCAAAAGTTCCAGTACGATGAGAGCGGCGGAACATTCTACTACTTTGTGTTATCATTCCTGGCCCTCATACTGATACCCACGACGATTTATTATTGGCCAcgtaaaaagaaagaag ATCCGGGAAAATCAAAGGAAGAGTGCCAGTGCGCCGACTGCCTAAAGAAGAAAAGGATTCTGGCCAACGCAGAACCATACAGAGCCCTGAAATCATGGACCATCAAGCTAACCATCGTGCTGGGATGGGCCCTACTGCTCTTCCTCACATACCGCGTCTCACAGTTCGATTACGAGATGGCCAGCTTCGATCCGTTCGAAATTCTGGGTGTTCCGCCATCCTCATCCCAGGCGGAGATCAAGAAAGCCTATTACCGACTGTCCAAGGTGCTGCATCCGGACAAAGAGACCGGTGACGAGAAGTCCTTCATGATGCTGAGCAAAGCCTATCAGGCTCTAACAGATGAAGTGGCCAAGGAGAACTACGAAAAGTATGGAAATCCCGATGGCCCCGGTGCCATGTCGTTCGGCATTGCTCTGCCCTCGTGGATCGTCGAGAAAGAGAATAGTGTTTGGGTGTTGGGTCTGTATGGTCTGGTGTTTATGGTGGCTATGCCATCGGCGGTGGGTGTGTGGTGGTATCGTTCCATTCGCTTCAGTGGCGACAAAGTCCTTCTCGACACCACTCAGATGTACTTCTACTTCATTCACAAGACACCGCACATGCTGTTGAAGCGCGCCCTCATGGTGTTGGCTGCCAGTTTGGAGTTCGATAAGCGACACAATTCGCAAGTGCAGGAACGGCAGTCGGATAACGATGAAGTGCCCGCT CTAATCCGGCAGCTGCCGAACCTTAATGAAAAGTGCAAGGAGCATCCATTGTGCCGGATGTATTCGATCAAGGCACGCGCCATTCTCCACGCTCACCTAAGCCGGATTCCACTCAACCCAGAGACCCTGGAACGAGATCGTCAGTTCGTGGTGAAAAAGTGTCCTTATCTAGTCCAAGAAATGGTTTCCTGTGTCCACCAGCTGGTCATGATGGCGTATGCTAGGCGTGTACCCCGCCTCCCAAGCATTGAAACGATCGAGAACTGCATGAAAATGTCGCCGATGATCATCCAGGGACTGTGGGAGTTCAAGTCGCCGCTACTGCAGCTGCCCCACCTCACCGAGGACCATCTGTACTTCATGAACAAGAAGAGGCATGTGAAGAATCTCCAGCAATTCGCCCAGCTAAAGCCGGAGGAGAGCCGAACGCTGCTAAAAAATCTGACAGACTTTGAGTATGAGAACACCATGAAGGTGCTGGGCAAGATGCCGTTGATCGATTTCTCCATTCGATGCGAGGTAATTGATGACGAGAACACCAATGTGGTCACCGCGGGAGCTATAGTTACTGTTACTGTTACCCTGGAGCGCAAGGACATGAAGACGTTGTTCGGGGATACAAAGGCCCCGGAGAAGCAGGGAATAAACGATGATGCTAACGAAGAGGCTGCTggagatgatgatgatgcggCTGCTACAGCTGTTCCAGCCAAAAAGACCTCCGCTTGGGCTAAGCCACGCAAGGGAGGCAAGGGAAAGGGTGGCAAAAAGCCCGCCCAGAACCAGAAAAACAATCAGAAGAAGGCTCCACCAAAGGCCACTgcggctgctgcggctgctacTGCCGCCGCTTCCGAGGATCAAACGGCAACGGGCAATTCGGACGCTGAATCAGATGCGGGTGGAGCTGATAACAGCGATATCGAATCTGCCGCATGCAGTGGCAGTGAGGATGAGGAGAAGGGCAATAAGAACCACTCCTCGCTggatgacgacgacgacgaggagtggGAGCGCCTCCAAGCGAAGCTCAATAAACGAGAGCGTCTGGAGGGCAAATCGAGGCTCTCGCACACCGTCCACTGTCCGTTTTTCCCCGAGGAGAAGCAAGAGTATTGGTGGACCTACATCTGCGACCGGAAGTCTCGCACCCTGCTTACCGCACCCTACCATGTGACCAATCTGGTCGAAAAGGAGGAGATCCAGCTGAAGTTTACAGCACCCCGTTGGCCCGGTGTCTACACCTTCACTGTGTGCCTGAGATCAG ACTCCTATCTGGGCATGGACCAGCAGCAGGAGCTGAAACTGGACGTGCAGAAGGCGCCCGTACCACCGACGGATCATCCCCAGTGGGATCTGAGCGAATCGGAGCCAGAGCACAACGATCAGCAGGAGAACCTGAGCGACTACACCACAGACACGTCCGACGAGGAGGATAGCGACTAG
- the LOC6506433 gene encoding angio-associated migratory cell protein → MRENTPPHRPDFDDGDDELLEEIELDGEQPLDENDDEMEEITLEQLEARLGIHDDDEEVDEEELRDRERIAAIKDEALFTFRYHKAPVFACSLHPTHNWAVTGSEDDRAYVWDVSTGEVLYEIKDHKDTVTEAHFSHDGAYLATGDLSGELYVFKVSEQRDERPILTKVWEYSMSDMSWLFWHRGAHVLIAGSDSGEVFVWRIPSGDCKILAGQGSRCESGELSGDGKKLFTVYMNGTVKLWDLKSCQVLMEVNEAHPMGFGEITHAVVACERESPFYICAEGSGKILFCTNNGPVSTVQSEHGIECIAFAPSSAELKLFACGSLDGQISVWDYTKYTLRTICESPVPNDGVLRMKWLNDHTILAATSQGNLNGFDARTGSLKFTLTGHYYHIYEFSHKPQDNLLLSVSEDNTAKVFKLPVLGD, encoded by the exons ATGCGGGAGAACACGCCTCCACATCGCCCTGACTTTGACGACGGTGACGACGAGTTGCTGGAAGAGATCGAACTGGACGGAGAGCAGCCACTTGACGAGAATGACGACGAAATGGAAGAAATAACTTTGGAGCAGTTGGAGGCTCGTTTGGGAATTCatgacgacgacgaggaggtTGACGAGGAGGAGCTACGTGACCGGGAACGAATAGCGGCTATAAAAGACGAGGCTCTGTTTACCTTTCGCTACCACAAAGCTCCCGTATTCGCCTGCAGCCTTCATCCCACGCACAACTGGGCAGTAACCGGCAGCGAGGATGACCGTGCCTACGTGTGGGACGTTAGCACTGGCGAGGTGCTCTACGAGATTAAGGACCACAAAGACACCGTAACTGAAGCGCATTTTAGTCACGATGGCGCTTACCTGGCCACTGGTGACCTTTCCGGCGAGTTGTACGTATTTAAAGTCAGCGAACAGCGTGACGAGCGACCCATTTTGACCAAAGTCTGGGAATATTCAATGAGCGATATGTCCTGGCTCTTCTGGCATCGCGGTGCTCATGTCCTTATAGCCGGCAGTGATAGCGGGGAGGTGTTTGTGTGGCGCATTCCAAGCGGTGATTGCAAGATCCTCGCCGGCCAGGGTTCTCGTTGCGAATCTGGAGAGCTTAGTGGCGACGGAAAGAAGTTGTTCACCGTTTACATGAATGGTACGGTGAAGCTGTGGGATCTGAAGTCATGCCAGGTGCTGATGGAGGTCAACGAGGCGCATCCAATGGGATTTGGGGAGATAACACACGCAGTAGTGGCCTGTGAACGGGAATCCCCCTTTTACATTTGCGCCGAGGGCTCAG GTAAAATTCTATTCTGCACAAATAATGGACCTGTTAGTACGGTTCAATCGGAACACGGCATTGAATGCATAGCCTTTGCGCCATCTTCGGCGGAACTGAAACTGTTTGCGTGTGGTTCGCTGGACGGTCAAATATCCGTTTGGGACTATACCAAGTATACTTTGCGGACGATATGCGAGAGCCCAGTGCCTAACGACGGTGTCTTAAG AATGAAATGGCTGAATGACCACACGATTCTGGCGGCCACGTCACAGGGCAACCTTAATGGCTTTGACGCTCGAACAGGTTCGCTGAAATTTACGCTCACAGGACACTACTACCACATTTATGAGTTTTCGCACAAGCCTCAGGATAATCTGCTGCTAAGTGTCTCCGAGGACAACACGGCCAAAGTGTTTAAACTGCCTGTCTTGGGCGATTAA